One Enterococcus silesiacus genomic window carries:
- a CDS encoding aspartate-semialdehyde dehydrogenase (catalyzes the formation of 4-aspartyl phosphate from aspartate 4-semialdehyde), with product MKKMYNVAVVGATGAVGTKMLEMLEETSLPMNQVKLLASKRSAGKEVTFKGQTLVIEELVPESFTDVDIALFSAGGGISKQFAPEAVMRGAVVIDNTSHYRMDPEVPLVVPEVNPKALKRHKGIIANPNCSTIQMMVALEPIRQAYGLDRLIVSTYQAVSGAGINAMEELKSQALAYINGTPADKLEATILPSGGDKKHYPIAFNALPQIDVFAEADYTYEEWKMINETKKIMEDDSIKVVATCVRIPVLSGHSESIYIEVKEEGSDVSKIKDLIAKAPGAVLQDEPSQQIYPQALTSIDRKETFVGRIRQDIDIDKGYHMWVVSDNLLKGAAWNSVQIAETLHEMDLVRV from the coding sequence ATGAAAAAAATGTATAATGTTGCCGTGGTAGGCGCGACAGGTGCTGTTGGCACAAAAATGCTTGAAATGTTGGAAGAAACATCATTACCCATGAATCAGGTAAAACTTTTAGCTTCAAAACGTTCTGCGGGAAAAGAAGTAACGTTTAAGGGGCAAACCCTTGTAATCGAAGAGTTAGTACCTGAATCATTTACAGACGTGGATATCGCATTGTTCAGTGCAGGAGGCGGTATTTCAAAACAATTTGCACCAGAAGCTGTTATGCGTGGGGCGGTTGTTATTGATAATACAAGTCACTACAGAATGGATCCAGAAGTACCTTTAGTAGTGCCAGAAGTCAATCCAAAAGCGTTAAAACGCCATAAAGGAATCATTGCTAATCCCAATTGTTCAACAATTCAAATGATGGTTGCACTTGAGCCGATTAGACAAGCATATGGTTTGGACCGTTTGATCGTTTCAACCTATCAGGCAGTCAGTGGAGCAGGAATCAATGCAATGGAAGAGTTAAAATCACAAGCTTTGGCGTATATCAACGGCACGCCAGCTGACAAATTAGAAGCGACTATTCTACCGTCTGGTGGCGATAAAAAGCACTATCCGATTGCTTTTAATGCATTGCCTCAAATTGATGTCTTTGCAGAGGCTGATTATACGTATGAAGAGTGGAAAATGATCAATGAGACGAAGAAAATCATGGAAGATGATAGCATCAAAGTCGTTGCGACATGTGTGCGAATCCCTGTCTTATCGGGTCATTCTGAATCGATTTATATTGAAGTCAAAGAAGAGGGTTCTGATGTGAGTAAAATCAAAGACTTGATTGCAAAAGCGCCTGGGGCCGTTTTACAAGATGAGCCAAGTCAGCAAATCTATCCGCAAGCTTTAACGAGTATCGACCGTAAAGAAACCTTTGTAGGAAGAATTCGTCAAGATATTGATATTGATAAAGGCTATCATATGTGGGTCGTTTCTGATAATTTATTAAAAGGGGCTGCTTGGAATTCAGTTCAGATTGCGGAGACTTTGCATGAGATGGATTTGGTGAGAGTTTAG
- a CDS encoding dihydroorotate dehydrogenase, producing the protein MIDWLLSLEAWQQALVGTGFTYFMTALGAGLVFFFKEIKKDILNMMLGFAAGVMIAASFWSLLDPAIKQAEENGSIAWLVVSFGFGFGGVFLYVADKTLPHMHFGPNHEKEGLPSHLKRTILLVFSITLHNIPEGLAVGVAFGAANSADDPQKAVLAAISVALGIGIQNFPEGAAVSIPLRQENLSRKKAFLYGQASGIVEPIAGIIGAVLVTKVTLLLPYALAFAAGAMIYVVVEELIPEAQQTVTSKRHFAVFGVMLGFIIMMILDVALG; encoded by the coding sequence ATAATTGATTGGCTGTTATCTTTAGAGGCTTGGCAGCAAGCATTAGTTGGGACGGGTTTTACTTATTTTATGACAGCTTTGGGAGCTGGGTTGGTTTTCTTTTTCAAGGAAATCAAAAAAGATATTTTGAATATGATGCTGGGCTTTGCAGCTGGTGTGATGATTGCTGCAAGTTTTTGGTCTTTGCTAGATCCGGCAATCAAACAGGCCGAAGAAAATGGCAGTATTGCTTGGCTTGTGGTGAGCTTTGGTTTTGGATTTGGGGGGGTATTTTTATATGTTGCAGATAAAACGCTACCTCATATGCATTTTGGACCGAATCATGAGAAAGAAGGGTTGCCTAGTCATTTAAAACGTACGATTTTGTTGGTATTTTCTATTACCTTGCATAATATTCCAGAAGGGTTAGCAGTAGGTGTAGCATTTGGTGCGGCAAATTCAGCAGATGACCCCCAAAAAGCAGTATTAGCTGCAATTTCGGTGGCATTGGGGATCGGTATCCAAAACTTTCCAGAAGGTGCAGCGGTTTCGATACCGCTAAGACAAGAAAACTTGAGCCGCAAGAAAGCCTTTCTTTATGGCCAAGCTTCAGGGATCGTTGAACCAATAGCAGGGATCATCGGTGCTGTTTTAGTGACGAAAGTAACGTTGTTGTTACCTTATGCATTAGCATTTGCAGCTGGTGCAATGATTTATGTAGTAGTGGAAGAGTTGATTCCAGAAGCGCAGCAAACGGTGACGAGTAAGCGTCATTTTGCAGTCTTTGGTGTGATGCTAGGCTTTATTATTATGATGATTTTAGATGTAGCTTTAGGATAA
- a CDS encoding indole-3-pyruvate decarboxylase — protein MYTVADYLLDRLKEIGIDEIFGVPGDYNLQFLDHITAREDLEWIGNANELNAAYMADGYARTKGISAFVTTFGVGELSAINGLAGSFAENVPVIEIVGSPTTTVQKNKKLVHHTLGDGNFLHFEKMHEEITAAIAHLTAENALSEIDRVLTIALSEKRPVYINLPIDVAEFEANRPLKPLSQTSEKLTAVETAILNKVEKALSQANNPVVIAGHEILSYHIEQELDEFIQKFNLPITTLPLGKSAFNEEDPHYLGTYSGSTTEEPLKSRVDTADLVLLLGAKLTDSATAGFSFGFTDKQIISIGSTEVLFYGEKSEAIPLDRFVSALATLSFSRYADEILPVKRISDQEINDEKLTQKQFWKMVETFLIPGDTVIGEQGTSFFGLTSVALKKEMHFIGQPLWGSIGYTFPSALGSQLANKASRHLLFIGDGSLQLTVQELGTALREKLTPIVFVINNNGYTVEREIHGATEQYNDIPMWDYQKLPLVFGGTSQTVATYKVTTTIELDEVMKTARKDTQRLQWIEVVMDQEDAPELLKKLAKIFAKQNS, from the coding sequence ATGTATACTGTAGCAGATTACCTGTTAGATCGTTTAAAAGAAATAGGAATCGATGAAATATTTGGCGTTCCAGGTGATTATAATTTACAATTTTTAGACCATATCACTGCAAGAGAAGATCTTGAATGGATTGGTAACGCTAATGAGCTAAATGCTGCTTATATGGCAGATGGTTATGCTAGAACAAAAGGAATCTCAGCATTTGTTACAACTTTTGGCGTAGGAGAATTAAGTGCTATCAATGGTTTAGCGGGAAGCTTTGCGGAAAACGTGCCTGTAATTGAAATTGTCGGCTCCCCAACAACAACCGTTCAAAAAAATAAAAAACTTGTCCACCATACATTAGGCGATGGGAACTTTCTACACTTTGAAAAAATGCATGAAGAAATAACTGCCGCCATTGCTCACTTAACAGCAGAAAATGCTCTATCTGAGATTGATCGTGTACTGACTATTGCTTTGAGTGAAAAACGCCCTGTTTATATTAATTTACCGATCGACGTTGCTGAATTCGAAGCCAATCGTCCACTCAAGCCTTTAAGTCAGACATCAGAAAAACTAACGGCTGTTGAAACAGCTATTTTAAATAAAGTTGAAAAAGCCTTATCTCAAGCAAATAATCCCGTCGTTATTGCTGGTCATGAGATTTTAAGTTATCATATCGAACAGGAATTAGATGAATTTATCCAAAAATTTAATCTGCCAATTACCACTTTACCACTTGGAAAAAGTGCATTTAATGAAGAAGATCCTCACTATTTAGGCACTTACTCTGGTTCTACAACGGAAGAACCGCTAAAAAGTCGTGTTGATACAGCAGATTTAGTTTTATTATTAGGGGCTAAGTTGACAGATTCTGCTACGGCTGGATTTAGTTTTGGCTTTACAGACAAACAAATCATCTCAATCGGCAGCACAGAAGTCTTATTCTATGGAGAAAAGTCTGAAGCTATTCCGTTAGATCGTTTTGTTTCTGCTTTGGCTACCCTCTCTTTTTCAAGGTATGCAGATGAAATACTGCCAGTAAAACGAATCTCAGACCAAGAAATCAACGATGAAAAATTAACACAAAAACAGTTTTGGAAAATGGTCGAAACCTTTCTTATTCCAGGTGATACTGTGATCGGCGAACAAGGCACCTCTTTCTTTGGCTTAACGAGTGTTGCCTTAAAAAAAGAGATGCATTTTATTGGACAGCCTTTATGGGGCTCGATCGGTTACACATTTCCCTCTGCTTTAGGGAGTCAACTTGCGAATAAAGCGAGCCGACATCTTTTGTTTATTGGAGATGGCTCACTGCAATTGACCGTACAAGAATTAGGGACTGCGTTAAGAGAAAAATTGACGCCCATTGTTTTTGTGATCAACAACAATGGTTATACAGTTGAACGAGAAATCCATGGCGCAACGGAACAATACAATGACATCCCTATGTGGGATTATCAAAAATTGCCACTAGTCTTTGGCGGCACTAGTCAAACCGTCGCAACCTATAAAGTCACTACAACGATTGAGTTGGATGAAGTGATGAAAACGGCTAGAAAAGATACGCAACGATTACAATGGATCGAAGTTGTAATGGACCAAGAAGATGCACCTGAGTTATTGAAAAAACTAGCGAAGATTTTTGCAAAGCAAAATTCTTAA
- a CDS encoding S-ribosylhomocysteinase, whose protein sequence is MARVESFELDHNTVKAPYVRLAGTETNGEALIEKYDLRFLQPNEDELPTAAVHTLEHLLAVNLRDHLEGIIDISPMGCRTGFYMIMWNQHSPQEIRDALVKVLNLIVETDFVPAVSAKECGNYKDHSLFSAQEYAKIVLEKGISLDPFERIL, encoded by the coding sequence ATGGCACGTGTTGAAAGTTTTGAATTAGATCATAATACTGTTAAAGCCCCTTATGTTCGTTTAGCGGGTACTGAAACAAATGGGGAAGCATTGATTGAAAAATATGATCTACGTTTCTTACAACCAAATGAAGACGAATTACCAACAGCTGCAGTTCATACATTAGAACATTTATTAGCAGTCAATTTGCGCGATCACTTAGAAGGAATCATCGATATTTCCCCAATGGGTTGTCGAACTGGTTTTTACATGATCATGTGGAATCAACATTCTCCACAAGAAATTCGTGATGCTTTGGTCAAAGTATTGAACTTGATCGTTGAAACAGATTTTGTTCCTGCAGTTTCTGCTAAAGAGTGCGGCAATTACAAAGACCATTCTTTATTTTCTGCACAAGAATATGCAAAGATCGTTTTAGAAAAAGGAATCAGTTTAGATCCTTTTGAGCGCATTTTATAA
- a CDS encoding pyruvate oxidase, translating into MTETINAAVAMIKVLESWDIDHIYGIPGGSFNSTMDALYQEKEKINYIQVRHEEVGALAAAADAKLTGKIGVAFGSAGPGATHLINGLYDAQMDHVPVLALLGQVATNSMNYNSFQELNENPMFADVSVYNRTVMTPESLPHVVDEAIKAAYKNKGVAVVTIPVDFGTKEIPLQEVSTAKNHRTGLVMPHYNDLKKAIPLIEAAEKPILYIGQGTRGAWPEIRAFSEHFSMPVISAVLGKGIVPDAYENFLGFAARVATKPANEALAETDLIVFAGSDFPFAAYFFNPDAKFIQIDIDSTKLGRRHKTDVAILGDAKEALKRMVELGESRPNDRWLKANRQNKENWVAWLSSFDDKEDKPLRVEPVFKEIRRIADKEAIFVTDVGNTTVHAIRLLDMNGKQKFTTSGWFATMGNGVPGGIAAQLSYPDRQVFTLSGDGAFAMVMQDIITQVKYKLPIINVVFSNDSFGFIEAEQEDSEQKKFGVFLEGADFGKIGEAMGAESFTITEYSQLKPAFEAARKSNRPVVIDVKIRNTRPLPVEELVLDPDKFSESEINAFKEKYEVHDMPVLNQLLKL; encoded by the coding sequence ATGACAGAAACGATTAATGCAGCTGTTGCGATGATCAAAGTTTTAGAGAGTTGGGACATTGATCATATTTATGGAATCCCAGGTGGTTCCTTCAACTCCACTATGGATGCCTTATATCAAGAAAAAGAGAAGATCAACTATATTCAAGTCCGTCACGAAGAAGTCGGCGCACTAGCGGCGGCCGCTGATGCGAAGCTAACTGGAAAAATCGGTGTGGCTTTTGGTTCAGCAGGTCCTGGTGCGACACATTTGATCAATGGTTTATATGATGCGCAAATGGATCATGTTCCTGTTTTGGCTTTATTAGGTCAAGTTGCTACAAATTCTATGAACTACAATTCCTTCCAAGAATTAAACGAAAATCCGATGTTTGCAGATGTAAGTGTGTATAATCGAACGGTTATGACTCCAGAAAGTCTGCCTCATGTCGTCGATGAAGCGATCAAAGCAGCGTACAAAAATAAAGGTGTTGCCGTTGTCACGATCCCAGTTGATTTTGGAACAAAAGAAATTCCCTTACAAGAAGTTTCAACCGCCAAAAATCATCGGACTGGCTTGGTTATGCCACATTATAATGATTTAAAAAAGGCTATCCCTTTAATTGAAGCTGCCGAAAAGCCAATTCTTTATATTGGACAAGGAACTCGTGGGGCTTGGCCTGAAATCAGAGCGTTTTCCGAACACTTTTCAATGCCTGTGATTTCAGCTGTGTTAGGTAAAGGCATTGTTCCTGATGCGTATGAAAACTTCCTTGGATTTGCTGCGCGTGTGGCAACCAAACCTGCTAATGAAGCGTTAGCCGAAACGGATTTGATTGTGTTTGCTGGCAGTGATTTTCCATTTGCCGCTTATTTCTTTAACCCTGATGCCAAATTTATTCAAATCGACATTGATTCAACTAAGTTAGGCCGACGACATAAAACGGATGTAGCGATTTTAGGCGACGCCAAAGAAGCGTTAAAACGAATGGTTGAATTGGGCGAGTCACGACCAAATGACCGTTGGCTAAAAGCAAATCGACAAAACAAAGAAAATTGGGTTGCTTGGCTAAGCAGTTTTGATGACAAGGAAGATAAACCACTTCGTGTCGAACCTGTTTTTAAAGAAATCCGCCGAATTGCTGACAAGGAAGCAATTTTTGTAACAGATGTTGGTAATACAACAGTTCATGCTATTCGACTTTTAGATATGAATGGCAAACAAAAATTCACGACTTCTGGTTGGTTTGCCACAATGGGCAATGGTGTACCTGGAGGGATTGCGGCTCAACTTAGCTATCCTGACCGTCAAGTATTCACTTTAAGCGGCGATGGCGCCTTTGCTATGGTCATGCAGGATATCATCACCCAAGTAAAATACAAACTGCCAATTATCAATGTTGTTTTTTCAAACGATTCCTTTGGTTTTATTGAAGCCGAGCAAGAAGATAGCGAACAAAAGAAATTTGGCGTCTTTTTAGAAGGTGCTGATTTCGGAAAAATTGGTGAAGCAATGGGTGCTGAAAGCTTTACCATTACAGAGTATAGTCAATTGAAACCAGCTTTTGAAGCCGCTAGAAAAAGTAACCGTCCAGTTGTGATCGATGTCAAAATCAGAAATACTCGTCCTTTACCTGTTGAAGAATTAGTGTTAGATCCTGACAAATTTAGTGAGTCAGAAATCAACGCTTTTAAGGAAAAATACGAAGTTCACGATATGCCTGTATTGAATCAATTATTAAAATTATAA
- a CDS encoding phospholipase, with product MHYLFEKGTPNGKKLLLLHGTGGDETSLLEIARFLDEEATLLSFRGTVQESGMNRFFKRDGLNQFDLVSLEEESDRLLQSIIAVSEEKGIPIEEWVIVGYSNGANIAAHILLERHLAIKQAILLHPMSLGVDTQDFLLSDKELWLSVSENDPIVSEEASNQLIQQLKNRQASVTIATTNSGHQITMNEINQTKKWLNER from the coding sequence ATGCATTACCTATTTGAAAAAGGTACGCCTAATGGGAAGAAATTATTATTGCTTCACGGTACCGGAGGCGACGAAACATCTTTGCTCGAGATTGCTCGTTTCTTAGATGAAGAGGCAACCCTACTTTCTTTTCGCGGAACAGTTCAAGAATCTGGGATGAATCGTTTTTTTAAGCGGGATGGGTTGAATCAATTTGATTTAGTTAGTTTAGAAGAAGAAAGTGACCGCTTGCTCCAATCGATTATAGCTGTTAGTGAAGAAAAGGGCATACCGATAGAAGAATGGGTGATTGTTGGCTATTCAAATGGGGCCAATATTGCGGCGCATATTTTATTAGAACGTCATTTGGCTATTAAACAAGCAATTTTACTTCATCCAATGTCTTTGGGCGTGGATACCCAAGATTTTTTGCTTTCCGATAAGGAGCTCTGGTTGTCGGTGAGCGAAAATGATCCGATTGTTTCAGAAGAAGCTTCCAACCAGCTGATTCAACAATTAAAAAATCGCCAAGCGTCCGTGACCATTGCAACTACTAATTCGGGTCATCAAATAACCATGAACGAAATCAATCAGACCAAAAAATGGTTGAATGAACGCTAA
- a CDS encoding alkaline phosphatase, with the protein MKKVERINDMILFLAGKNSFNLKELIERYSISKSTALRDIQSLEAIGLPIYSELGRHGKYQLLDTRIVAPGLFTEGEIYALYFALLTLKGYQSTPFNMESSTLELKYSQVLPEKLQKELLLMHKIITLEQVNHSNTSQYLKEIVQGILREKVFNVRYAKKQEIVSLKAQFVQLSSKFGQWYARIWNHETQQIRVIRCDKIELLEEEKSQESLPLETLLKKVETFYQNEQRISFSIKVDEKGKDIFTKENYPSMSIQASEEDYLINGYYQITEEEFMTDYLLRFGTSIRQIEPIQLKERLSKRALFLADYWHQL; encoded by the coding sequence ATGAAAAAAGTAGAACGCATCAATGATATGATTCTTTTTTTAGCCGGTAAAAATAGCTTTAATTTAAAAGAACTGATAGAACGATATAGCATTTCAAAAAGTACAGCGCTACGAGATATACAGTCGCTTGAAGCAATAGGACTACCGATTTACTCTGAACTTGGAAGACATGGTAAATATCAATTATTGGACACACGGATAGTCGCTCCGGGTTTATTTACAGAAGGTGAAATCTATGCTCTTTATTTTGCTTTGTTAACGTTAAAAGGTTATCAATCTACGCCTTTTAATATGGAAAGCAGCACCCTTGAATTAAAATATAGTCAGGTTCTGCCAGAAAAATTGCAAAAAGAGCTTTTATTAATGCATAAAATCATCACCCTTGAGCAAGTCAATCACAGCAATACTAGTCAGTATCTAAAAGAAATTGTTCAAGGAATACTTCGTGAAAAAGTCTTTAACGTTCGATATGCAAAAAAACAAGAAATAGTTTCGCTCAAGGCTCAATTTGTGCAACTTTCTTCTAAGTTTGGGCAATGGTATGCTAGAATTTGGAATCATGAAACACAACAAATTCGTGTCATTCGTTGCGATAAAATCGAGTTACTCGAAGAAGAAAAATCCCAAGAATCATTGCCGCTTGAAACGTTGCTAAAAAAAGTTGAAACCTTTTATCAAAATGAGCAGCGAATATCATTTTCAATCAAAGTCGATGAAAAAGGCAAAGATATTTTCACTAAGGAAAACTACCCCTCAATGTCAATTCAAGCGTCAGAAGAAGATTATCTGATTAACGGTTATTATCAGATAACCGAAGAAGAATTTATGACAGATTACTTGCTGCGATTTGGAACATCCATTAGACAAATAGAGCCGATTCAATTAAAAGAAAGGCTGTCAAAAAGAGCGTTGTTTCTTGCTGATTATTGGCATCAGTTATAG
- a CDS encoding 4-hydroxy-tetrahydrodipicolinate synthase (catalyzes the formation of dihydrodipicolinate from L-aspartate 4-semialdehyde and pyruvate in lysine and diaminopimelate biosynthesis) — protein MDLKNATIITAMVTPFDESGAIDFAKLPQLVNHLLDNHTEGIILAGTTGESPTLTHDEEIDLFNEVIRLVDGQVPIICGVGTNDTRDSVEFVQEISAIRGIDAGLAVVPYYNKPNQEGLYQHFKAIAEASDLPIILYNVPGRTVASLDVATTLRLAELDNIIAIKECFGLDALTELVEKAPNDFLVYTGEDSLAFSIKALGGQGVISVASHVFGTEMYDMFQALDHGELKKAASIQRQLLPKMNALFSVPSPAPVKAVLNQMGISVGDLRLPLVSCTTEEKAKILSILDL, from the coding sequence ATGGATTTAAAAAATGCAACGATCATTACAGCAATGGTTACACCTTTTGACGAAAGTGGTGCGATTGATTTTGCTAAGTTGCCTCAATTGGTGAACCATTTGCTTGATAATCATACAGAAGGAATTATTTTAGCAGGAACAACAGGAGAATCACCGACGTTAACACATGATGAAGAAATTGATTTATTTAATGAAGTGATTCGTTTAGTTGATGGACAAGTGCCGATCATCTGCGGTGTGGGAACCAATGATACGCGGGATTCTGTTGAATTTGTGCAAGAAATCTCTGCGATTAGAGGAATCGATGCTGGTTTGGCGGTGGTTCCTTATTATAATAAACCGAATCAAGAGGGATTGTATCAACATTTTAAAGCAATTGCTGAGGCGAGTGATTTACCGATCATTTTATATAATGTTCCAGGAAGAACGGTGGCTAGCCTTGATGTAGCAACAACTTTACGCTTAGCTGAATTGGATAATATCATTGCAATCAAAGAATGTTTTGGTCTAGATGCGCTGACTGAGTTAGTAGAAAAGGCGCCAAATGACTTTTTAGTGTATACTGGAGAAGACTCCTTAGCTTTTTCAATAAAAGCATTAGGTGGACAAGGGGTGATTTCAGTTGCCAGTCATGTATTTGGCACTGAAATGTATGATATGTTCCAAGCGCTAGACCATGGAGAACTAAAAAAAGCTGCAAGCATTCAGCGTCAATTATTACCTAAGATGAATGCCTTGTTCTCAGTTCCATCCCCTGCACCTGTGAAAGCAGTCTTGAATCAAATGGGGATTTCCGTAGGTGATTTGCGTTTACCTCTTGTATCATGTACAACTGAAGAAAAAGCGAAAATTTTAAGCATACTGGATCTTTGA
- a CDS encoding Zn-dependent hydrolase, which translates to MSTIKIVPLGGVRENGKNMYIAEVEDEIFVLDCGLKYPENELLGIDVVIPDFTYLVENIDRVAGIFLTHGHADAIGALPYLLSKVHVPVFGTELTIELAKLNVGDHADSKDFNDFHVVDAHTEIDFAHATISFFRTTHTIPDSIGINLKTKEGNIVYTGDFKFDQSAIPMYQTDFGRLAEIGNEGVLALLSDSSNAENPAQVVSELQIADEVFDTIRYWEGRIIVACVASNLQRVQQILDAAQRSDRKIVLTGQDFQRIINTAIKLDKLKLPSEDLIINVKDMKKYQDDQLVILETGTMGEPIKSLQKMANGTHRVIKIKEGDLVYITTTPTTAMETAVAKTEDIVYRAGGVVKQISDNMRVSGHANPNDLQLMLNLIKPKYFVPIQGEYRQLAAHADLAHELGIPYKNIFITGRGDILEYSKQKMNVAGSTTADNIMIDGIGVGDIGNIVLRDRRILSEDGIFVAVVTINRREKRIVSPAKITSRGFVYVKTSKDLMKESSNIVTEIVEKHLESSDFEWSKLKQDIREQLSRYLFEQTKRRPVILPVIMEATQRKGRKAAN; encoded by the coding sequence GTGAGTACAATAAAAATCGTTCCCTTAGGCGGCGTTCGTGAAAATGGTAAAAATATGTACATCGCAGAAGTGGAAGATGAAATTTTTGTACTGGATTGTGGATTAAAATATCCAGAAAATGAACTATTAGGTATTGATGTGGTGATTCCCGATTTTACGTATTTGGTGGAAAATATCGACCGTGTTGCAGGAATTTTCTTAACACATGGCCATGCCGATGCAATCGGAGCATTACCGTATCTTTTATCTAAAGTTCATGTACCAGTATTCGGTACGGAATTAACAATTGAGTTAGCAAAATTAAACGTAGGAGATCATGCGGATTCTAAAGACTTTAATGATTTTCACGTAGTCGATGCCCATACGGAAATCGATTTTGCGCATGCTACAATTAGTTTCTTCCGGACAACACACACGATTCCTGATTCTATCGGAATCAATTTGAAGACCAAAGAAGGCAATATCGTTTACACAGGAGATTTCAAGTTTGACCAAAGTGCGATCCCGATGTATCAAACAGATTTTGGTCGTTTAGCTGAGATCGGTAATGAAGGAGTTTTGGCATTATTAAGTGATTCTTCTAATGCTGAGAACCCAGCACAAGTTGTGTCTGAACTTCAAATAGCTGATGAAGTCTTCGATACGATCCGCTATTGGGAAGGCCGTATCATTGTCGCTTGTGTGGCCAGTAATTTACAACGTGTCCAACAAATATTAGATGCGGCACAACGTTCTGACCGTAAAATCGTATTGACGGGCCAAGATTTCCAACGAATTATCAATACAGCAATCAAACTAGACAAATTAAAACTACCAAGTGAAGATTTAATCATCAATGTTAAAGATATGAAAAAATATCAAGATGATCAATTAGTGATTTTAGAGACGGGAACAATGGGTGAACCAATCAAGTCATTGCAAAAAATGGCGAATGGGACTCATCGTGTTATTAAAATCAAAGAAGGCGATTTGGTATATATCACTACAACGCCGACAACTGCGATGGAAACAGCTGTCGCCAAAACAGAAGATATCGTCTATCGTGCAGGTGGAGTAGTCAAACAAATCTCTGATAATATGCGTGTTTCAGGGCACGCAAATCCAAATGATCTGCAATTGATGCTGAATTTGATTAAACCTAAATACTTTGTTCCGATTCAAGGGGAGTATCGTCAATTAGCTGCACATGCTGATCTAGCTCATGAGTTGGGCATTCCGTATAAAAATATTTTTATTACTGGTCGTGGAGATATCCTTGAATACAGTAAACAAAAAATGAATGTTGCCGGCAGTACAACGGCGGACAATATCATGATTGATGGAATCGGTGTTGGGGATATCGGCAATATCGTACTTCGTGATCGCCGTATTTTATCTGAAGATGGTATTTTCGTCGCAGTTGTGACGATCAATCGCCGCGAAAAACGGATTGTTTCACCTGCTAAAATCACATCGAGAGGGTTTGTCTATGTGAAAACCAGTAAAGATCTGATGAAAGAAAGCAGTAATATCGTGACCGAAATTGTTGAAAAACATCTTGAAAGTAGCGATTTTGAGTGGAGCAAATTAAAACAAGATATTCGTGAACAATTAAGCCGTTACCTGTTTGAACAAACAAAACGACGTCCTGTGATCTTACCAGTAATTATGGAAGCGACACAACGCAAAGGACGTAAAGCAGCGAATTAA
- a CDS encoding alkaline-shock protein translates to MAEAVENNTGGLKAKLTFSDVVIKKIVGVVISDVDGILGLSGNLFTDFADRFRDNEDVTKGIGVEVGTKQVAVDVSVICKYDVNISQVFDQTVEKVKEAITHMTGLDLVEFNMSVDDVMTKEQYLEKYRGKDNDESKGNN, encoded by the coding sequence ATGGCAGAAGCAGTAGAAAACAACACAGGTGGATTAAAAGCAAAATTGACATTTAGTGATGTCGTGATCAAAAAAATCGTAGGTGTTGTTATTTCGGATGTTGATGGAATTTTAGGACTTAGCGGCAATCTTTTTACAGATTTTGCGGATCGTTTTAGGGACAATGAAGATGTTACGAAAGGCATCGGTGTAGAAGTCGGGACAAAACAAGTAGCTGTTGATGTATCGGTAATTTGCAAATACGATGTCAATATTTCTCAAGTTTTCGACCAAACCGTTGAAAAAGTCAAAGAAGCAATCACACATATGACAGGTTTAGATCTAGTTGAATTCAATATGAGCGTTGATGATGTGATGACAAAAGAACAATATTTAGAAAAATATCGTGGCAAAGACAACGATGAAAGCAAAGGCAATAACTAA